In one Bacteroides intestinalis DSM 17393 genomic region, the following are encoded:
- a CDS encoding WbqC family protein, with product MKTVYLSSAYLAPIEYYAKLLAYDKVFIEQHDHYVKQTYRNRCTIAAPDGELVLSIPTVKPDTLKCPLKDIRISDHGNWRHLHWNALSSAYNHTPFFEYYKDDFQPFYEKKHEFLIDFNEELCRLLCSLIDIQPDMERTNMYKIDFTPDEDDFRERIHPKKDYKEEDPDFIVQPYYQVFQERIGFLPNLSIVDLLFNMGPESLLILQRSF from the coding sequence ATGAAAACCGTATATCTTTCTTCCGCCTATCTGGCACCCATAGAATATTATGCCAAGTTACTGGCTTATGACAAGGTCTTTATCGAGCAGCACGACCATTATGTGAAACAGACCTACCGCAACCGCTGTACCATTGCAGCACCGGACGGTGAATTGGTGCTTTCCATCCCTACCGTCAAGCCCGACACCTTGAAATGTCCACTAAAAGACATCCGTATCTCCGATCATGGTAACTGGCGGCACCTGCATTGGAATGCTCTTTCATCCGCTTACAATCATACTCCTTTCTTTGAATACTACAAAGATGATTTCCAGCCTTTCTATGAGAAGAAACATGAGTTTTTAATCGATTTCAACGAAGAATTATGCCGTCTTCTCTGTTCACTGATAGATATACAGCCGGACATGGAGCGTACCAATATGTACAAGATCGACTTTACACCCGACGAAGATGATTTTCGCGAACGAATTCATCCGAAGAAAGATTATAAAGAGGAAGACCCGGACTTCATTGTCCAGCCTTATTATCAGGTCTTCCAAGAACGAATCGGCTTTCTGCCTAATCTCAGCATCGTCGATTTACTGTTTAATATGGGACCGGAGAGTTTACTGATATTGCAACGTTCATTTTGA
- a CDS encoding ligand-binding sensor domain-containing protein: MKLKTYATFFFLLLLCSSLSAGWQRPITNYTRHAYKAGNQNWGLHQHENGWMYVANTNGLLEFDGAGWNLYPMHNVKARAMKIGNDGRIYIGGIGRFGYFTPNRLGGLDYTCLSDSLPPNSSIGVIWNILQDKNRICFQSDRSLFYWENDHLEYLECSGEIYTSSIVYNKFYIGAAEGLLILDGKDFTVVPGSEILGRISSLLPYNGKVLIATRYNGLFTYDGKKIEKYTCAADEFMKKNRVFCAALNHSLLAIGSVQDGVCLLNLEKNEIDVISISSGLQNKTVLSMAFDTQENLWLGLDNGIDYIHLNSRISSLYGNKPVIGSGYTSYLYRDKLYLGTNQGLYYTVPSVDLNQTIPMEFIPGTGGQVWSFLNHDDKLFCASDNGIFVIDGANVEHLDGLRGTRLLVSLSHRPDVLIVGTYGKYSGLHLLQKESGKWKVAGRLRNFTYSAKSLLAEKTGNVLWITNKDRGVCRLQLSDDLKEVINLKNYNNHSFPTGYDACLAQINNETVVVSHYGLWRYNQVTDSLEEYSELESLLDGKTSYTYLTTDISHNMWYVVGGALKLLRYDAMKNTYYKNPHESFLKGSLIENNESVNICDDQAVVGTEEGFSLVSLSPVTTDVTPLSLQIRRVYLTGQRDSLIYGRSYRYDDSPVIIPYHHNSLRIQYNVNTYDPSQASLYSFRLSNGSDKGQWSEYSENSVKEFTGLHEGKYVFSVKLMTDKDQEPVITSFAFEVLPPWYRAWWSYLIYAVMLSGLLYYIYYRIADSRKRLLMQKELELYRQKQEFKKESELKDKKIDILKEENLQSELRYKSEELIRTTLNIVRKNEILLDIKREVLGISHSISEENLVSLRRKTLRLLGQIDTNIEHDDDLQAFQSTFDSVHHDFFRKLEKAYPELNNKDKLLCAYIQMNLLSKEIAPLLNISLRGVEISRYRLRKKLGVEEGENLAEFLQKFSK; encoded by the coding sequence ATGAAACTAAAGACGTATGCTACATTCTTTTTTCTTCTCTTATTGTGCTCATCATTGAGTGCCGGTTGGCAACGGCCGATAACAAACTATACACGCCATGCTTATAAAGCCGGTAATCAGAATTGGGGGTTACACCAACATGAAAATGGCTGGATGTATGTGGCCAATACCAATGGACTGTTGGAGTTTGATGGCGCTGGATGGAATCTTTATCCCATGCATAATGTAAAAGCCCGTGCTATGAAAATAGGAAATGACGGACGGATTTACATCGGTGGAATCGGTCGTTTTGGCTATTTTACTCCGAATCGTTTGGGAGGGTTAGATTATACTTGTCTTTCGGATAGTTTGCCTCCTAACTCTTCTATAGGTGTTATCTGGAATATTCTGCAGGATAAAAACCGAATCTGTTTTCAGTCGGATCGTAGCTTGTTTTATTGGGAAAATGACCATTTGGAGTATCTGGAATGTAGCGGTGAAATATATACTTCTTCTATCGTATACAATAAATTTTATATAGGCGCTGCCGAAGGATTACTCATTCTTGATGGGAAAGACTTCACTGTAGTACCCGGTTCGGAGATATTGGGAAGAATTTCCAGTTTGTTACCTTATAACGGTAAGGTTCTGATAGCTACCCGCTATAACGGACTCTTTACTTATGATGGTAAAAAGATCGAGAAATATACTTGTGCGGCAGATGAGTTCATGAAGAAAAACCGTGTGTTTTGTGCAGCTCTTAATCATTCTTTGTTGGCCATAGGCTCTGTACAAGACGGGGTGTGCTTATTGAATCTTGAAAAAAATGAGATCGATGTCATATCTATTAGTAGCGGATTACAGAATAAAACAGTGCTTAGTATGGCTTTTGATACACAGGAAAATCTTTGGTTAGGACTGGATAATGGAATTGACTATATTCATTTGAATTCTCGTATATCCTCTTTATATGGCAACAAGCCGGTTATAGGTTCGGGATACACTTCTTATCTCTATCGGGATAAACTATATTTAGGAACCAACCAGGGACTGTATTATACCGTGCCTTCTGTAGATTTGAATCAGACGATACCAATGGAGTTTATTCCTGGTACGGGTGGTCAGGTGTGGTCGTTTCTGAATCATGATGATAAGCTGTTCTGTGCTTCGGATAATGGCATTTTTGTAATAGATGGTGCTAATGTGGAACATCTGGATGGCTTGAGGGGGACGCGTCTGCTCGTATCTCTCAGCCACCGACCGGATGTGTTGATTGTGGGAACATATGGCAAATATAGCGGACTACATTTGTTGCAGAAGGAATCCGGAAAGTGGAAAGTAGCCGGCCGGCTTCGGAACTTTACCTATTCTGCAAAAAGTCTTTTGGCTGAGAAAACAGGTAATGTATTATGGATTACTAATAAGGATAGAGGTGTCTGTCGCCTTCAACTGTCTGATGACTTGAAAGAAGTCATAAATTTGAAGAACTATAATAACCATTCTTTTCCTACGGGATATGATGCTTGCCTGGCTCAGATAAACAATGAAACCGTAGTGGTGTCACACTATGGCTTATGGCGTTATAATCAGGTTACGGATAGCTTGGAAGAGTATTCGGAGCTGGAATCTTTATTGGATGGGAAGACTTCCTATACTTATCTTACTACAGATATTTCGCATAATATGTGGTATGTAGTGGGCGGAGCATTGAAACTGTTGCGCTATGATGCCATGAAAAATACTTATTATAAGAATCCTCATGAGTCTTTTCTGAAAGGTTCGTTGATTGAAAATAATGAGAGTGTAAATATATGTGATGATCAGGCGGTAGTAGGCACAGAAGAAGGTTTCTCATTGGTAAGTCTTTCTCCGGTTACTACGGATGTTACGCCATTGTCTTTGCAGATTCGTCGGGTATATCTGACCGGACAACGTGACTCGTTGATCTATGGGCGTAGTTACCGGTATGATGATTCACCGGTGATTATTCCTTATCATCACAACTCTCTTCGTATTCAGTACAATGTGAATACCTATGATCCTTCCCAGGCATCCCTTTATTCATTCCGCCTCAGTAATGGTAGTGATAAAGGTCAATGGAGTGAGTATAGCGAGAATAGCGTGAAGGAATTTACAGGTTTGCACGAAGGGAAATATGTATTTAGTGTAAAGCTGATGACAGATAAAGATCAGGAACCGGTGATTACGAGTTTTGCTTTTGAGGTATTGCCTCCCTGGTATCGTGCATGGTGGAGTTATCTGATCTATGCTGTCATGTTAAGTGGCTTGCTCTACTATATATATTATCGTATTGCCGATAGCCGCAAGCGCTTGCTGATGCAGAAAGAACTGGAACTTTATCGTCAGAAACAAGAGTTTAAGAAAGAAAGCGAACTGAAAGATAAGAAGATAGATATCCTGAAAGAAGAAAACCTGCAGTCAGAATTACGTTATAAATCGGAGGAACTGATTCGTACCACTTTGAATATTGTGCGCAAGAATGAAATCTTATTGGATATCAAGAGGGAAGTGCTGGGTATTTCTCATTCCATCAGTGAGGAGAATCTTGTATCCCTTCGCCGGAAGACACTCCGGTTGTTGGGGCAGATCGATACGAATATTGAGCATGATGACGATTTGCAAGCATTTCAAAGTACTTTCGACTCTGTACATCATGATTTCTTCCGTAAACTGGAAAAGGCATATCCGGAACTGAATAACAAAGATAAGTTGCTTTGTGCTTATATTCAGATGAATTTGCTGTCTAAGGAAATAGCTCCACTCCTGAATATCTCTTTGCGAGGGGTAGAGATTAGCCGTTACCGTTTGCGTAAGAAGCTGGGAGTGGAAGAAGGGGAGAACCTTGCAGAATTCCTACAGAAATTCTCAAAATGA
- a CDS encoding RagB/SusD family nutrient uptake outer membrane protein: MKYIKYILFAGLVGTMSSCVSDLLDRQPTTEVSSDLFWKSTDDALSSTYGVYNAIRDLYATDYYYDGQGEFQNTRGKSIGSITGWSPAAWVTSGFSSMWNNAYKTINRANFTIQNIERMIEIEGNATTRTSLERINAENYFLRALAYFRLIENWGDVPYYRHVLSGDAEACSLERIPIATIKDDILQDLQYAYEKLPASVSGGEAGRATQVAALAFKGKIELYWASWKKNGWPELKDFQQSTSEAQEYYKRAAADFKKVIYDYDLKLFGNGDPGEYQTPNYWKLFQYDNEYCQEIIFSLQYGGPNLGDGQGESLLRDFGTRSTANAQCWIMPTNRLVNRYQSTITGDFLPELILNNQENQENGAWNRKSYENRDWRMRSTILWNGEKMIKVALDGMSIGDSLTWMFGVRGEESKGFINNDASSQTGYIYRKWVRQVGIAERTQGPQDFYLMRLADVYLMYCEAVNETDGPSQELVGLINQIRNRGNLPGLKESKYANKEEFFKAIEQERIVELATEGHRPFDIRRWRKVNEIWGEPNSDGQTLYDTKGTRLRDEFKNASERDFQKYYIYQIPEGERSRNPKLAQNTPWY, translated from the coding sequence ATGAAATACATTAAGTATATATTATTTGCCGGACTGGTCGGAACAATGTCATCTTGCGTAAGTGATTTACTGGACAGACAGCCGACTACAGAAGTATCTTCAGACCTCTTCTGGAAAAGCACAGATGATGCTTTGTCATCCACTTACGGGGTCTACAATGCTATCCGTGACTTGTATGCTACCGATTATTATTACGACGGACAGGGTGAATTTCAAAATACCCGTGGCAAAAGTATCGGAAGTATCACGGGATGGAGTCCTGCCGCCTGGGTAACAAGCGGATTTTCATCTATGTGGAACAATGCCTATAAAACTATCAACCGCGCTAACTTTACTATCCAGAACATAGAGCGGATGATTGAAATAGAGGGGAATGCCACCACCCGGACTTCTCTAGAACGCATCAATGCTGAAAACTATTTTCTTCGCGCATTAGCTTACTTCCGCCTGATTGAGAACTGGGGTGATGTGCCTTACTATCGCCATGTACTCTCAGGAGATGCTGAAGCTTGTTCTTTGGAACGTATTCCTATTGCAACCATCAAGGATGATATTCTGCAAGACTTGCAATATGCTTACGAGAAACTGCCTGCAAGCGTAAGTGGTGGCGAGGCCGGACGGGCAACTCAAGTAGCTGCTTTGGCTTTCAAAGGTAAAATAGAGCTTTACTGGGCATCTTGGAAGAAAAACGGTTGGCCGGAACTGAAAGATTTCCAGCAAAGCACAAGCGAAGCTCAGGAATACTATAAACGAGCTGCCGCCGACTTCAAGAAAGTGATCTATGACTATGATCTGAAACTTTTCGGCAATGGTGACCCGGGAGAGTATCAGACTCCCAACTATTGGAAGTTATTCCAATATGACAATGAGTATTGCCAGGAAATCATATTTTCTCTTCAATATGGAGGTCCTAACTTGGGTGACGGCCAAGGAGAAAGCTTATTACGTGATTTCGGAACACGTTCTACAGCCAATGCGCAATGCTGGATTATGCCGACTAATCGCCTGGTAAACCGTTATCAATCGACTATTACAGGAGATTTCTTACCTGAGTTAATCTTAAACAATCAGGAAAATCAGGAAAACGGCGCATGGAACCGCAAAAGTTACGAAAATCGTGACTGGCGTATGAGAAGTACTATCTTATGGAATGGTGAGAAAATGATTAAGGTAGCTCTGGACGGCATGTCCATTGGTGATAGCCTGACTTGGATGTTTGGAGTTAGAGGCGAAGAATCCAAAGGCTTTATCAATAACGATGCCAGCAGTCAGACTGGTTATATCTACCGTAAATGGGTACGCCAAGTAGGTATTGCCGAACGTACACAGGGTCCTCAGGATTTCTATCTGATGCGTCTTGCTGACGTCTACCTGATGTATTGTGAAGCCGTAAATGAAACAGATGGTCCATCACAGGAATTAGTAGGATTAATCAACCAAATCCGTAACAGAGGCAACCTGCCGGGATTGAAAGAAAGTAAGTATGCTAATAAAGAAGAGTTCTTTAAGGCTATCGAGCAAGAACGCATCGTAGAATTAGCTACCGAAGGGCATCGTCCGTTCGACATCCGCCGCTGGAGAAAAGTCAACGAAATATGGGGTGAACCGAATAGTGATGGGCAGACGCTGTATGACACTAAAGGAACCAGACTCCGTGACGAGTTCAAAAATGCTTCCGAACGCGACTTCCAGAAATACTATATTTATCAGATTCCGGAAGGTGAAAGAAGCCGTAATCCGAAGTTGGCTCAAAATACCCCATGGTATTAA
- the lepB gene encoding signal peptidase I — MKKAWKITGAIIGIILVVVLLRGCVMTSYLIPSSGMENSLFQGERILVNKWSYGLRLPLMALWNYHRWGDSPVEKEDIIVFNNPANLSESVISRREVFISRCIGVPGDTLLIDSLFSVIPSEKNAPDQKFLYAYPRKKEKQLDSLLTLLSICDNCLMGQDSIKNVRSFSRYEYYLLEQAMNGNCWIKLLDKKDSIEALRPLIVPGKGKAVRVYPWNRTLLRNTLVLHENKQAEIKNDTLYIEGKPVQHCYFTKDYYWVSANNSINLSDSRLFGFVPKDHIIGKASLIWFSKESDTGLFGGYRWKRFFSPVQ; from the coding sequence ATGAAAAAGGCATGGAAGATAACGGGAGCAATCATCGGAATAATACTCGTTGTAGTGTTACTCCGGGGTTGCGTTATGACTTCCTACCTTATTCCCTCATCGGGTATGGAGAACTCCCTGTTTCAAGGAGAACGTATTCTGGTAAATAAATGGAGCTATGGGCTGCGCCTTCCCCTCATGGCGTTGTGGAATTATCATCGCTGGGGAGACAGTCCCGTAGAAAAGGAAGACATTATCGTCTTCAACAATCCGGCTAATCTTTCAGAGTCTGTCATTTCCCGACGTGAGGTATTCATCAGCCGTTGTATCGGTGTACCGGGAGATACGTTGCTGATAGACTCCCTGTTTTCCGTCATTCCATCGGAGAAGAATGCTCCCGACCAGAAGTTCCTGTACGCCTATCCCCGGAAAAAGGAGAAGCAGCTTGATTCATTACTCACTCTTCTTTCCATTTGTGATAATTGCCTGATGGGACAGGATAGCATAAAGAATGTACGTAGTTTCAGCCGTTACGAATATTATCTGCTGGAACAAGCCATGAACGGAAACTGCTGGATAAAACTACTGGATAAAAAAGACTCCATAGAGGCCTTACGTCCGCTGATTGTTCCCGGTAAGGGAAAAGCCGTACGTGTATATCCGTGGAACCGGACTCTGCTACGCAATACCTTGGTGTTGCATGAGAATAAACAAGCCGAGATTAAAAACGATACCTTATATATAGAAGGTAAACCTGTGCAACATTGCTACTTTACCAAGGATTATTACTGGGTAAGTGCTAATAACTCCATCAATCTCTCTGATTCCCGCCTGTTTGGCTTTGTCCCTAAAGATCACATTATCGGCAAAGCCTCGCTCATCTGGTTTTCCAAGGAGAGCGACACCGGGCTGTTCGGGGGATATCGCTGGAAACGTTTTTTCAGTCCTGTACAATAG
- a CDS encoding SusC/RagA family TonB-linked outer membrane protein has product MKHFLVFLLVFIGIGSVSAQQAKITGTVKDNTGETIIGANVTIKGGTGGTITDIDGHFSIDASTNATLVISFIGYTTQEVALKGKTNIVVTLNEDSQALDEVIVIGYGTQKKVNLTGSVSAVKIDEAIASRSISNVSSGLSGLVPGLVVNQSTGFAGSDGASLKVRGLGSINNSDPLIVVDGMPDVDINRINMNDIESISVLKDAASSAVYGSRAANGVILITTKNGLGQSKAKITYNGSYAWASPVEFYDYMNDYSRALTMHMRAAGTGNSSTNFRQGTVEQWMAMSMVDPILFPNTDQFDEMFRTGGTLNQTISASGGSDKMNFYASIGIMDQKGLQIHNDYSRYNMRFNLDYKIRDNFKIGMKSDGQWSETTAPRGSGLENAGLKYAVSGILNKHPETGEYGGAMAYGENSAAGNVAAEYEAYRTTTSRKEFNGNAYAEWEPLKGLKLNVSYALRYYNQFSKAVQNPLKQWNFQSNTVAREMPDNGGDGITDSNYEGYKTLFQGRISYDREIAPGHHITVMFNAAEEFWSDRQLGAWRKDRLHSSLEELNAASAAQQTNWGRSESEGLRSFIGRVNYAMFDKYLFEFNFRSDGSSRFAKGHQWGFFPSGAIGWRISEETFFAPLKKVISNAKFRASYGTLGNNSGVGRYEQKETMKTTNYIMNGKLVQGFSASKMINQDLSWESTRVINVGLDLGLFNNQLTAELDWYDRFTTGMIRGSSISSILSGYDAPRVNIADLRNRGIEANITWRSKVGKLDYSINVNASYNVNKLEEWGDHLDRGWTALNMPYHFLYIYEAYPGLVQSWNQIYNAPYQGNYTAPGDILIKDLNGDGQIDDKDKKAWKDKYRETPLGQFGITLTGGYKGFDIQALFQGSYGRADMWLDDLNNVSVPSDRYAFQSFHWNDTWSLDNRNASMPRLVTGSGGSYNRTESTFWAENMNYVRLKNLQIGYSIPTKLLKKISFERARIYLSAENVFTITPWKGVDPEKSISSWNQQYNRSDANDLYPLVKTYSIGINVEF; this is encoded by the coding sequence ATGAAACATTTTTTGGTATTCCTATTAGTCTTTATTGGTATCGGAAGCGTCTCGGCACAGCAAGCCAAGATTACCGGTACGGTAAAAGATAACACAGGAGAAACGATTATCGGCGCTAATGTCACCATCAAAGGAGGTACAGGTGGTACTATCACAGACATTGACGGTCATTTTAGCATTGATGCCTCAACAAATGCCACTCTTGTGATATCCTTCATCGGATACACTACACAAGAGGTTGCCCTGAAAGGCAAAACAAATATCGTTGTAACCCTCAACGAAGACTCACAAGCATTGGACGAAGTTATAGTGATTGGTTATGGTACCCAGAAAAAGGTTAACCTGACCGGGTCGGTATCAGCAGTGAAGATTGATGAAGCAATTGCCAGCCGTTCCATTTCCAATGTATCCTCCGGGCTTTCCGGTTTAGTGCCGGGATTGGTGGTAAACCAATCTACTGGGTTTGCAGGTTCCGATGGAGCATCACTGAAAGTGCGCGGTTTAGGTTCTATCAATAACTCCGACCCGCTCATTGTAGTGGATGGTATGCCTGATGTTGACATCAACCGTATCAATATGAATGATATCGAAAGCATTTCCGTATTGAAAGATGCTGCTTCATCAGCCGTTTACGGTTCGCGTGCTGCTAATGGTGTTATTCTGATTACCACCAAAAACGGTCTGGGACAGAGTAAGGCAAAGATTACTTATAATGGTTCTTATGCCTGGGCAAGCCCGGTAGAGTTCTACGACTACATGAATGACTACTCTCGCGCACTAACTATGCACATGCGGGCTGCCGGCACAGGAAACAGTTCAACCAACTTCCGCCAAGGAACAGTGGAGCAATGGATGGCCATGAGTATGGTGGACCCTATTCTGTTTCCCAACACCGACCAATTTGATGAGATGTTCCGCACAGGTGGTACACTCAACCAGACTATTTCGGCTTCAGGTGGTTCGGACAAAATGAATTTCTACGCATCAATCGGTATTATGGATCAGAAAGGATTGCAGATTCATAATGACTACAGCCGCTACAATATGCGTTTCAACCTGGATTATAAAATTCGGGACAACTTTAAAATCGGTATGAAGTCAGACGGCCAATGGTCCGAAACAACTGCTCCCCGTGGAAGTGGTTTGGAAAATGCCGGTTTGAAATATGCAGTATCTGGTATATTGAACAAGCATCCTGAAACGGGCGAATATGGTGGTGCCATGGCTTATGGTGAAAACTCTGCTGCCGGTAACGTAGCTGCCGAATATGAAGCATACCGTACAACTACCTCCCGCAAGGAATTCAATGGAAATGCTTATGCGGAATGGGAACCTCTGAAAGGCCTGAAACTGAATGTAAGCTATGCATTGAGATATTACAATCAATTCTCAAAAGCTGTTCAGAATCCTTTAAAACAATGGAATTTCCAGAGTAATACGGTAGCCCGTGAAATGCCGGACAACGGAGGAGATGGTATTACCGACTCTAATTATGAAGGGTATAAAACATTATTCCAAGGTAGAATCAGCTATGACCGTGAAATCGCTCCGGGACATCACATCACTGTAATGTTCAATGCTGCTGAAGAATTCTGGTCTGATCGTCAACTCGGCGCCTGGAGAAAAGACAGACTCCATTCAAGCCTCGAAGAACTGAATGCAGCCTCAGCTGCACAACAAACCAACTGGGGTAGATCCGAATCAGAAGGCTTACGTTCTTTTATCGGTCGCGTTAATTACGCAATGTTCGACAAATATTTGTTTGAATTCAATTTCCGTTCGGATGGTTCTTCCCGTTTTGCCAAAGGGCATCAGTGGGGTTTCTTCCCCTCAGGAGCAATCGGCTGGCGTATTTCTGAAGAAACATTCTTCGCACCACTGAAGAAAGTTATCAGCAATGCCAAGTTCCGTGCTTCTTACGGTACATTGGGTAATAACTCCGGTGTAGGCCGTTATGAACAAAAGGAAACGATGAAAACGACTAATTACATCATGAATGGTAAGCTAGTACAAGGATTCAGTGCCAGTAAAATGATCAACCAGGATCTTTCCTGGGAATCAACACGTGTCATCAATGTGGGTCTGGACCTTGGTTTATTCAACAACCAACTGACGGCTGAACTTGATTGGTACGATCGTTTCACCACCGGTATGATTCGTGGCTCCAGCATTTCTTCTATCCTTTCCGGATATGACGCACCCCGTGTAAATATCGCCGACTTGCGCAATCGTGGTATTGAAGCCAATATTACTTGGCGTTCCAAAGTTGGAAAATTGGATTACAGCATCAACGTGAATGCTTCTTACAATGTGAACAAACTGGAAGAATGGGGTGATCATCTTGACAGAGGTTGGACAGCATTAAACATGCCTTATCACTTCCTGTATATTTATGAGGCCTACCCCGGATTGGTACAATCTTGGAACCAGATCTATAATGCTCCCTATCAAGGTAACTATACCGCACCCGGTGACATCCTGATTAAAGACCTGAATGGCGACGGACAAATCGATGATAAAGATAAAAAAGCATGGAAAGATAAGTATCGTGAAACTCCACTCGGACAATTTGGCATCACTCTGACAGGAGGATATAAAGGTTTCGATATCCAGGCATTGTTCCAAGGTAGTTATGGTCGCGCAGACATGTGGTTGGACGATCTTAATAATGTAAGTGTACCCTCCGACCGTTATGCTTTCCAGAGTTTCCACTGGAATGACACCTGGTCATTGGATAATCGTAATGCTTCCATGCCAAGGCTGGTTACAGGTAGCGGAGGCTCCTATAACAGAACGGAAAGCACTTTCTGGGCGGAAAACATGAATTATGTACGTCTGAAAAACTTGCAGATAGGTTATTCAATCCCAACCAAGTTACTGAAAAAGATTTCATTTGAACGTGCCCGTATTTATCTATCTGCAGAAAATGTTTTCACAATAACCCCGTGGAAAGGTGTTGACCCGGAGAAATCTATCAGTAGTTGGAATCAGCAATACAATAGATCGGATGCCAATGACCTCTATCCTTTGGTTAAAACCTATTCTATCGGTATTAATGTTGAATTTTGA